A single region of the Garra rufa chromosome 6, GarRuf1.0, whole genome shotgun sequence genome encodes:
- the LOC141336779 gene encoding B-cell receptor CD22-like gives MSVRIAPPLPLIFLLMIHKAYSEKEDVRYGSSHICALKNSSVIIGCTFTYPTDRRIEKVFWTKTDVKNADDEYPDLSEDPEYSQRLQYLGDKEQNCTIRLSHVTQKDSHKYYFRFTTDKQNVKWIGKPGLTLTVTDDTDLQVESPERVTEGDSVRLTCKSSCTLTDRATFIWYRNSQPLTERRDTNNQLLLQSVRREDAGRYSCALHGHTYISPAVYLDVTYVSVSISPSGEIVEGDSVTLNCDSNPPAEISWFKGGTFVGSGRIYNISKISSDHSGEYKCKSINEHGEKYSDAVTLNIMYAPRNISVSIIQMLEGDSVTLICSSDSNPPALNFSWFKEDESSAVGSGQSFSALQSGRFYCEAHNQHGSQRSDAVTVTVKGNHNSNWDIPFRYASLTLRLPHWPKAVGLTSTSPQ, from the exons ATGTCAGTCAGAAtagctcctcctcttcctctgatCTTCCTGCTCATGATTCACA aggctTATAGTGAGAAGGAGGATGTGCGTTACGGCTCTTCACACATCTGTGCTCTAAAGAACTCATCAGTGATAATCGGCTGCACTTTTACATACCCCACTGACCGTCGGATCGAGAAAGTGTTCTGGACCAAAACAGATGTTAAAAATGCTGATGATGAGTATCCAGACCTGTCTGAGGATCCTGAATACAGTCAGAGGCTTCAGTATCTGGGAGATAAAGAGCAGAACTGCACCATCAGACTgagtcatgtgacacagaaggaTTCACACAAGTACTATTTCAGATTCACTACTGATAAACAAAATGTGAAATGGATTGGTAAACCAGGATTGACTCTTACTGTCACAGATGATACAG aTCTTCAGGTGGAGTCTCCTGAGAGAGTGACAGAGGGAGATTCAGTCCGTCTGACATGTAAAAGCAGCTGCACTCTGACTGACAGAGCAACATTCATCTGGTACAGAAACTCACAGCCATTAACTGAGAGAAGAGACACAAACAATCAACTCCTGCTGCAGTCAGTCAGAAGAGAGGATGCAGGCAGATATAGCTGTGCTCTACATGGACACACTTACATCTCTCCTGCTGTTTATCTAGATGTCACGT ATGTCTCAGTGTCCATCAGTCCATCTGGTGAAAtagtggagggagattcagtgactctgaactgtgattcaaacccacctgcaGAAATCAGCTGGTTTAAAGGAGGAACTTTTGTAGGATCTGGAAGAATCTACAACATCTCAAagatcagctctgatcacagtggaGAATACAAGTGCAAGTCCATCAATGAACATGGAGAGAAATACTCTGATGCTGTGACTTTAAACATCATGT ATGCACCCAGGAACATCTCAGTGTCCATCATTCAGATGCTGGAAggtgattcagtgactctgatctgcagcagtgattcaaacccacctgctCTGAACTTCAGCTGGTTTAAGGAGGATGAATCCTCAGCTGTTGGatctggacagagtttcagtgcaCTACAGAGTGGACGCTTCTACTGTGAGGCTCACAACCAACATGGATCTCAGAGATCAGATGCTGTTACTGTCACTGTGAAAG GAAACCACAATAGTAACTGGGACATTCCATTTCGATATGCTTCACTCACATTGCGTTTACCACATTGGCCCAAAGCTGTGGGCCTCACCTCTACAAGCCCGCAGTAG